Sequence from the Gemmatimonadaceae bacterium genome:
CCAAGAAGAAGGCTCCCGCCAAGAAGAAGGCCGCGAAGCGCGTGCCGAGCGCGGCATTCATGAAGCCGATGATGCCGAGCGCAGCGCTGAGCATGGTAGTGGGAACTGCTCCGCTTCCGCGCACCGAAGTCACGAAGAAGCTCTGGGCCTACATCAAGCGGAAGGGACTCCAGGATTCGAAGAACCGTCGCATGATCAACGCTGACGACAACCTCCGCCCCGTGTTCAACGGCGTTAGGCAGGTCTCCATGTTCGAGATGACCCGCCTCGTCAACAAGCACCTGAAGTAGACAAGCACATTGGCTGTCGCGTCGAACAAGGGGCGTGCTCAAGAGGCGCGCCCCTTTGCGCAGCGGTCCGCGCTGCGCCGGTTCTGGGAGAATTTCAAGGCGCTGCTCAGCGCTCTCTTGTTCTTCATCGTTCTCCGCACCTTCATAGTTGAAGCGTATCGGATTCCGTCGGGGAGCATGATTCCGACGCTGCTCGTCGGCGACTGGCTGTTCGTGAACAAGCTCGTGTACGGGCCCCATGTCCCGTTCACCAGTATCACTCTTCCGGGTTATCGCGATCCCCAGCATCGCGACGTCGTCGTGTTCAAGTCACCGACGCAGGCTGATCAACTGTGGGATCCCAATCCCACTCTCGTGAAGCGGCTGATTGGAATGCCGGGAGACACTCTCTACATGCGGAAGGGAGTGCTTTTCATAAACGGAGTGCAGCAGCGGCAGCCGGGCCCGGTTCCGGCGGACCAGGTGATCGATTCGATTGATCCGCT
This genomic interval carries:
- a CDS encoding SWIB/MDM2 domain-containing protein; this encodes MATAKKKSSAKKSSKSVKKTPAKKKAPAKKKAPAKKKAAKRVPSAAFMKPMMPSAALSMVVGTAPLPRTEVTKKLWAYIKRKGLQDSKNRRMINADDNLRPVFNGVRQVSMFEMTRLVNKHLK
- the lepB gene encoding signal peptidase I, which encodes MAVASNKGRAQEARPFAQRSALRRFWENFKALLSALLFFIVLRTFIVEAYRIPSGSMIPTLLVGDWLFVNKLVYGPHVPFTSITLPGYRDPQHRDVVVFKSPTQADQLWDPNPTLVKRLIGMPGDTLYMRKGVLFINGVQQRQPGPVPADQVIDSIDPLFDWQKTLGLKASRFGPAPAQPTHDNWGPLIVPAGHYFMMGDSRYNSKDSRYWSFVPRENIRGQPMFVYYAYNADDSDRPLPFITDIRWSRIGHWIH